The nucleotide window GAGAAAGTGAGAAGTGGAACATAAGAAATTAAAGGTGAAGTACTGAAAAGCTGCCACTTGATGATGTAATGATCTGCGTGCTTTATGCTGAATGGAGTCTTGTGAAACAGAAATTTGGACGATACAAGCTATCAATTGAAGATTTGTTGGAACAGAATTTGGGGGGTACACTGCAACCGCCCAGTGTTTTTCTTGGCAGCACGAGAGACTTTGCAGCCATTTGTGGTGACCATATACGTGTCATTTAGAGTTTACAGCCCTTTTAATTTGCAGCCGCACGTGACTGATGTGCAATTGTTCTCTTCTACGTTTCATTTGTCTTAGGTTTGATAGTACAGAATTAATGACATTTTTGCATCATATTCTTGAAAATAAAACGAAATCTAATAATAGTCGTCTACCATAGCTCTTAGTCAatagcactactacaaaaacaaaTTTGCGCAGCGTTGCGATAACGCTCTCCGCGGCGGGCtcctatttttgcccgctgcggtaaatcccacgatttaccgcggcgggcattttttatttactgaggcgggcacttttgcccgccacggtaaatcgatttaccgtggcggacctcttaatatgcccgccacggaaaataccTATTTTCCATGGCGGGCATATTAAgaggtccgccacggtaaatcgattttccgtggcgggcatattaagaggtccgccacggtaaatcgatttaccgtggcgggcatcctataaagcccgcctcggttaaggccgAGGCCCAATAGGCCCAGGGCGAGGCCCGTAGCGGGCACTGGTATAAAATGAGCACTTAGGGCTTCAGACACTGCGGCAGCCAAACCGCGTGAGGCCTTCCACGGCGCTCAACCCCACAGCATCCGCTGCCACCGCCGCTCACCTTCCGGGTGCTCCCGGCTCCAACTACTGCAATCATGAGGCAGCCCACCAGTGCGGGCGGCGACGCTGGGTTCGTGCGCGCAGACCAGATCGACCTTAAGAGCCTGGACGAGCAGCTCGAGCGCCACCTCGGACGCCCGACGGAGCGGGGAGTCGGCCCAGCCTCCGGGATGGGGAACCGCCGCGGCGAGTCCACGAGGTTGGGCCCGGAGGAGCTGACGCCGCTGCGGCGGTGCCATGAGGACTGGGAGATCGACCCCGCCAAGCTCGTCATCAAGGGTGTTATTGCGCGCGGCACCTTTGGCACCTCTCGGCTGATCTAGCGGCGTAGGGAGTCGACGCCGGATCTGGCGAGGAGAGCGCCGCCGTGCCCggtatctctctctccctctctctcctctcagtacctccctcatctctctctctcgtaGGCGAGGAGCTGCGTGGCGCGCAGGGACGGGTGATCCACACGGCGGCGGATCCAGGCGGCCGCGTCGACTCCCTGCGACGTGGATCCACACGGCGGCGGATCCAGGGCGGCCGCGTCTACTCCCTGCTCCCACGACGTGGATCCACACGGCGACGACAAGGTGGAGACCCCGGCGGCAGATCCGGCAAGGTGGAgaccccggcggcggatccagcgagGTGCGGTGGCGCCAGTATTGGGTTGTGAATGGGCTCGTCGGTGGGCTCGAGAATGGGCTCGCCGGCGGGTTCCtgggtttttttgtttttttttgaaacgttTAACCGTGGCGGacatcctaacgtgcccgccgcgggaaatcgattaaccgcagcgggcaaagcggcccgccgcgggaaggccacgatttaccgtggcctctaggccgcggcggacggctttgcccgccgcgggaaaccgaAAACGCCTGCCTCCactaaagtttgtgtagtagtagtAAGCACACAATGGAGAGCATAACTAAGTTATAGATTTATCTAGGTTTATCTATTGATTTATCTATGTTTATCTAGATAAAACTATAACTCGGCCATACATGATCCAATGGGCATGGAATTTTTGCTACATCTCATGCATTCAATGATTAtgccaccataaaaatttcaccataattggaccatataAATTATAgttatgaattaattacagaaaaacatagatctaaagctacaacaaaactACTAAAGCATATTATATCATATGTTTACTTtttagatctactcatgtggagtccaacacaaTTGGGttaccattttatgatttttctatgatttactataaaTTTTCAAAGATTCAGTCAAAATAAACATAAAAGAACAAATAAAAAACATCGAGAGAAACAGCCTTGGAGATCAAGTGACCGGTTTTGGGAGATAAGGGATGAACTATTTCTGATTTTAGAGTTGAACGAGGAAAAGCTAACTTTTATGAAAGTTGAGGAAGATAAAGTGGATTTTTTCCTTGTTTCGTCAACGGTAATGCAAGTAGCTCAAAATCACACTCAGCCCAATAACCAATCGGCCCATGCCCCTACAATTTCTCTGCTCGCAATTTTGCTCAGCTCCTGGGCATCTGCCAAGTGGCAAAACACTGCCAAGTGGGCCATTCCGCCATTTTATGCAACTCCGATCCACTGTATAGAGAAAAAATATCATATTTTCCTAAATCCAGTGATAAAGAGGATTGAGTAAAAAAAAGGGCTTGTACAAATCCTCTCTCAATCCCTTTTCTTAACTTTTTTAATTAAGAAAAAATACCCATCAATTTCTCAGAGAAATGGTCCCAGCTAAGCCGTTGCCAGGCAACCGCGCCGGGGCAGCAGGGTCTGGGTCGGGTGACCGCCGCGCCAAGCCCCAGCTGGTGCGCCTACGCGTGCCGCAGCGGCGCACACGTTTTGCCACCACGCCGCGGCCGCGCTGCTTCCACTAGGCGTGTGAGAGGCGATCGAGCTGCACCGGGCAGTGCCGTCGGCGACCAGGCGTCAAGGCCGCCGAATGCTGGACGTCGAGGAGATGCGAGACAAGAAAGAGAGGATAGGGAAGGAGAGTGAGAGGGGGAAAAATAGAGCCAGTGACAAGTGGGTCTCAACATATGTCGTCAGCGGATGGAAGAACAGATGGACGGCCGTACTGTGATCCGTTCCTAAACGAACACCACTGGAAAACACGGCATGCATGTGCATGTTCAATTCCCTCTAGATGTGATGTGATTAATTAATCGTTCAACGCCCAGATATATACACAAGCAGTACAATCATCTGCAACACCACCATCACTCGGCGTCGAGCGCGTTGCAGAAGGGCCTGCCGTGGACGGTTCGCAGGCGGCACTCGGCCTCCGTCACGACGGCGGGGGCGAAGCGGGCCTGCGCGGCGCGGCACCTCTGCTGTGCCCCCGGCTCCGCGCCCAAGACGAGGGGGTCCGTCTCCATCATCACCCGCAGCGCCCGGCACCGGCACTCCGCGGGGATGTCCTGCAGCTGGCCGCAGCACGTCGCCTTGAGAACGGGGAGCATGGCCACCACCACGTCGCAGCTCCGGCTCGCCACGTACCAGACGCACCCGGATAGTGGGCTGTACGGGATGGCCTTTCCCGGCACGCAGTAGCTCGGGGCGctgccggcggcggccgcggcgccgaGGACGACGAGCAGGACGGCGGCCGAGAGGACGAGGACGAGACGgctggttatatatatatatatatatatatatatatatatatatatatatatatatatatagggagaggctattcaatagccggctacagaataagttattctgtagccacctccatttactataattttatatactaatttaccataatgtcaatacatatttacgatagttgggttactataacacatggggatatttaccataacattatattaaaccacttagtaaggagttactataatctcataaattaacatagtaattatcataactcaaagtggctacagaataagttattctgtagccagctacaggatagtagttctatatatatatatatatatatatatagggagaggctattcagtagccggctacagaataagttattctgtagccacctccatttaccataattttatatactaatttaccgtaatgtcaatacatatttacgatagttgggttactataacacacggagatatttaccataacgttatattaaaccacttagtaagaagttactataatctcataaattaacatagtaattatcgtaactcaaagtggctacagaataagttattctgtagccagctacaggatagttctatatatatatatatatatatatatatatatatatatatatatatatatatatatatatatatatatatatatatatatatatatatatatatatatatatatatattgagaatatatatatatatatatatatatatatatatatatatatatatatatatatatatatatatatatatatatattgagaaTAGTCCGAGAGAAAGATCAGGATGCGCCTGTACAGATGATATATGTGCTTGGTTACTCTAAAGTCTGAATGGAGACAGTAAAAAAAAAGTCCGAATGGAATCTTGTAAAACCGGAATTTGGTGGATACAAGTCACCAGTGATTAAAGACTTGTCGGGAGTTGCAACAGAATTTGGGGGTATACTGCAACTGACGCGTGTTTCGCTTGGCATAACGCGTGTCTACTGCTCCCTCCTTTTGACcagatttatataaaaaatataaacatttatgatataaaataaatattattagattagtccagaatgtatttttataataatttatttagagacataaatgctaatgttatttactataaatttgatcaaacttatgcTAAATTGACCGGTACGGATATCATAGTTACATTCTTTcgtagacggagggagtactttgcAGCTATTTATCTGGCTTTTAGCTCTAAATAAATATGTGTGTCTGATATGCCGTGTTTCTCTTGTACTACGTAgtagtagctgttgttgtaactTCTAAGTATTTAATTAGCCAGCTGATTTTTTTTCTGGCTTTTAGCGTGTTTAATAATTAGACAGCTGCCCACGGCAAAATTTGTCTTGCAGCCAGCAAAATGCAGGTGTATAGCTGGCCGTCCGTTTGTATGTATAGCTTCGAGGTGCCAGTGTGCCATGGATTATGTCAGTCTCATTTCGTCACTTCGTTTGCGTTTGCCtggcattttattttatttatcacGGTAATACGTATACCAAAGTTTCACTCTAATTAAGTTCAAAACAAAGTTTCACTCTAATTATTTGAAATTTTATTAACGCGGTATAGCAAAAGCTTCAGCTTCACTACTCAACAGTTGGACCCGTATAGTTAAGAAGGATGTGTGGAAACTACTCCTAGTGTTTGTTTATACAATATAAAACAAATCCAGGGAATTCACAATCCAAGATCTATGGCGTTCGGATTAAGAAATTAATATAGTAGACTATCATCATCAATTTTTTAGTTTGGTTATAATCGTCACTCCAGAAACATATATAACCACGGCACGCCATGGCACATCGTTGGTGGGACAAAACTGTTGACGCTAAATCCAGCCAACACATCAGCAATGGTACATCGTCCGAGACCACATACAGGATACAGCAGATTGGCCAAACCGATTTGACGCTCGTTCTTCATCCGAAAGACTCGCAAACACCTCTCAGAAAGACCCATCGAGCAAGAACATAGTGCATAGTAGTGGTATCCTAGGATCGGTAAGGTCACATAAACCATTGGTAAATCTTCTCGAGATGTGTTGGACAGAAAGGGGTTGGAAAAATGTGAGACGGAAGACAAATGTAAAGGTAGATGATCTTTCAATCGACAATGATCCTCTCATAAAAATGGAGGGTTTGTTCTCACCTCAATACGAAACT belongs to Miscanthus floridulus cultivar M001 chromosome 4, ASM1932011v1, whole genome shotgun sequence and includes:
- the LOC136548266 gene encoding alpha-amylase/trypsin inhibitor-like, producing the protein MPSAPASSAPVADLLLHARPASNTAWKAEQPTVPAAKLQRRATALLHENLASSRCHPGLPALRLVLVLSAAVLLVVLGAAAAAGSAPSYCVPGKAIPYSPLSGCVWYVASRSCDVVVAMLPVLKATCCGQLQDIPAECRCRALRVMMETDPLVLGAEPGAQQRCRAAQARFAPAVVTEAECRLRTVHGRPFCNALDAE